A window of the Henckelia pumila isolate YLH828 chromosome 3, ASM3356847v2, whole genome shotgun sequence genome harbors these coding sequences:
- the LOC140887855 gene encoding uncharacterized protein isoform X2 gives MEEISEASPDPETMRQTRPGLKRFTLTLTVLFSFISGLPFLLKSIEIYRSPLPFREIDDLSAAIDSNPLRFPCQFEAVFVGFGRGSLTANELSLSIQSHVRKLSGSNAFVSCGACELNSSILVTLDYGSVCDHSSSNVHWKCGSLNEHSGKYDELLLDEDLQVLMGDSGGSNNATGKVYTVVVVRMEESSEARMAVGKYRHAWIAGSILEEEAVKKVAEIFLKVFANGGKEEGSISGEFMPVGADGRTVLSFNLLNADPSSWIYDWDFQDADVNLLSPIIEALKPLADVKVESQVLYHTPKSSFSYWDEQLGSYIFSAKDLPFFVNSNEWHLDTSVAAGGRSKILQFVVYVPSASECPLLLQLPNGEISMTNGFISPMWGSVLVWNPPGCLNDTNIAPHGRYKISPEDLKKIFEVLIGQLRQLFGLKSNGFFGDTSGALQILASERGFTEWELDVLSRQHTCFNLLQCGTTLGSLSRLSLPRMIIKDEIGKQVKFSLETAKLTLSNVSRGAYDASAVSSREAKSFAEDAFYHPSMMSVSYYSFEHCFAVYSPFFLPVSLHVILAVLREWKRYKQESNRYKAWKSKLN, from the exons ATGGAGGAAATCTCCGAAGCTAGTCCCGACCCGGAAACCATGCGACAAACCAGACCTGGACTCAAACGCTTCACTCTCACTCTCACGGTTCTTTTCTCTTTCATATCAG GTCTCCCTTTTTTGCTCAAGTCCATTGAAATATATAGGTCGCCGCTGCCGTTCCGTGAAATCGATGATCTGTCTGCCGCGATCGACTCCAATCCCCTGCGGTTCCCTTGCCAATTTGAAGCTGTTTTTGTCGGTTTCGGACGTGGGTCATTGACAGCTAACGAATTATCGCTTTCAATTCAGTCTCACGTGCGTAAACTTAGTGGCAGCAATGCTTTCGTATCCTGCGGTGCTTGTGAGCTGAATTCCTCTATTCTTGTAACCCTAGACTACGGTTCTGTGTGTGATCACTCCAGCAGCAATGTGCATTGGAAGTGTGGGTCGCTTAATGAGCATTCGGGGAAATACGATGAACTGTTGTTGGATGAGGATTTGCAGGTGCTGATGGGTGATAGTGGTGGGAGTAATAATGCTACTGGAAAAGTTTACACCGTTGTTGTTGTCAGGATGGAGGAAAGTTCGGAGGCCAGGATGGCAGTTGGGAAGTACAGGCATGCTTGGATTGCAGGGAGTATTTTGGAGGAGGAAGCTGTGAAGAAGGTAGCCGAGATCTTTCTGAAAGTATTTGCAAATGGTGGAAAAGAGGAAGGGTCGATTAGCGGGGAGTTTATGCCCGTCGGGGCAGATGGGAGGACTGTGCTTTCTTTCAATTTGCTGAACGCTGATCCAAGCAGTTGGATTTATGACTG GGATTTCCAAGATGCTGACGTGAATCTCTTGTCTCCTATAATTGAGGCTTTGAAGCCTCTGGCAGATGTTAAAGTGGAAAGTCAG GTCTTATACCACACTCCGAAGTCTTCCTTTTCGTATTGGGATGAACAGTTGGGCAGCTATATTTTCAGTGCGAAAGATCTTCCGTTCTTT GTAAACTCAAACGAGTGGCATTTGGATACATCAGTTGCAGCTGGCGGGCGTTCAAAAATCTTGCAGTTTGTGGT ATATGTACCATCTGCATCAGAGTGTCCACTTCTGTTGCAGCTACCAAATGGAGAAATTTCCATGACAAATGGCTTTATATCTCCA ATGTGGGGAAGTGTTTTAGTTTGGAACCCTCCAGGTTGTTTGAATGATACAAATATAGCACCACACGGCAGATATAAAATATCACCTGAG gatttgaagaaaatttTTGAAGTGTTAATTGGGCAGTTGCGGCAACTCTTTGGTTTAAAATCCAATGGTTTCTTTGGTGATACATCAGGGGCGTTACAAATTTTGGCCAGTGAAAGGGGTTTTACGGAATG GGAATTGGATGTGCTGTCTCGGCAACACACTTGTTTTAATCTTCTTCAATGCGGCACAACTCTTGGCTCACTTTCTCGATTG TCACTCCCGAGAATGATCATTAAGGATGAAATAGGAAAACAG GTGAAGTTTTCTCTTGAAACTGCAAAGTTGACCTTAAGCAATGTGTCCCGTGGAGCTTATGATGCTTCAGCTG TATCCTCGAGAGAAGCAAAATCTTTTGCAGAAGATGCATTCTATCACCCGTCTATGATGTCTGTGAGCTACTATTCATTTGAGCACTGCTTTGCTGTCTATTCG
- the LOC140887855 gene encoding uncharacterized protein isoform X1 — MEEISEASPDPETMRQTRPGLKRFTLTLTVLFSFISGLPFLLKSIEIYRSPLPFREIDDLSAAIDSNPLRFPCQFEAVFVGFGRGSLTANELSLSIQSHVRKLSGSNAFVSCGACELNSSILVTLDYGSVCDHSSSNVHWKCGSLNEHSGKYDELLLDEDLQVLMGDSGGSNNATGKVYTVVVVRMEESSEARMAVGKYRHAWIAGSILEEEAVKKVAEIFLKVFANGGKEEGSISGEFMPVGADGRTVLSFNLLNADPSSWIYDWDFQDADVNLLSPIIEALKPLADVKVESQVLYHTPKSSFSYWDEQLGSYIFSAKDLPFFVNSNEWHLDTSVAAGGRSKILQFVVYVPSASECPLLLQLPNGEISMTNGFISPMWGSVLVWNPPGCLNDTNIAPHGRYKISPEDLKKIFEVLIGQLRQLFGLKSNGFFGDTSGALQILASERGFTEWELDVLSRQHTCFNLLQCGTTLGSLSRLVQSLPRMIIKDEIGKQVKFSLETAKLTLSNVSRGAYDASAVSSREAKSFAEDAFYHPSMMSVSYYSFEHCFAVYSPFFLPVSLHVILAVLREWKRYKQESNRYKAWKSKLN, encoded by the exons ATGGAGGAAATCTCCGAAGCTAGTCCCGACCCGGAAACCATGCGACAAACCAGACCTGGACTCAAACGCTTCACTCTCACTCTCACGGTTCTTTTCTCTTTCATATCAG GTCTCCCTTTTTTGCTCAAGTCCATTGAAATATATAGGTCGCCGCTGCCGTTCCGTGAAATCGATGATCTGTCTGCCGCGATCGACTCCAATCCCCTGCGGTTCCCTTGCCAATTTGAAGCTGTTTTTGTCGGTTTCGGACGTGGGTCATTGACAGCTAACGAATTATCGCTTTCAATTCAGTCTCACGTGCGTAAACTTAGTGGCAGCAATGCTTTCGTATCCTGCGGTGCTTGTGAGCTGAATTCCTCTATTCTTGTAACCCTAGACTACGGTTCTGTGTGTGATCACTCCAGCAGCAATGTGCATTGGAAGTGTGGGTCGCTTAATGAGCATTCGGGGAAATACGATGAACTGTTGTTGGATGAGGATTTGCAGGTGCTGATGGGTGATAGTGGTGGGAGTAATAATGCTACTGGAAAAGTTTACACCGTTGTTGTTGTCAGGATGGAGGAAAGTTCGGAGGCCAGGATGGCAGTTGGGAAGTACAGGCATGCTTGGATTGCAGGGAGTATTTTGGAGGAGGAAGCTGTGAAGAAGGTAGCCGAGATCTTTCTGAAAGTATTTGCAAATGGTGGAAAAGAGGAAGGGTCGATTAGCGGGGAGTTTATGCCCGTCGGGGCAGATGGGAGGACTGTGCTTTCTTTCAATTTGCTGAACGCTGATCCAAGCAGTTGGATTTATGACTG GGATTTCCAAGATGCTGACGTGAATCTCTTGTCTCCTATAATTGAGGCTTTGAAGCCTCTGGCAGATGTTAAAGTGGAAAGTCAG GTCTTATACCACACTCCGAAGTCTTCCTTTTCGTATTGGGATGAACAGTTGGGCAGCTATATTTTCAGTGCGAAAGATCTTCCGTTCTTT GTAAACTCAAACGAGTGGCATTTGGATACATCAGTTGCAGCTGGCGGGCGTTCAAAAATCTTGCAGTTTGTGGT ATATGTACCATCTGCATCAGAGTGTCCACTTCTGTTGCAGCTACCAAATGGAGAAATTTCCATGACAAATGGCTTTATATCTCCA ATGTGGGGAAGTGTTTTAGTTTGGAACCCTCCAGGTTGTTTGAATGATACAAATATAGCACCACACGGCAGATATAAAATATCACCTGAG gatttgaagaaaatttTTGAAGTGTTAATTGGGCAGTTGCGGCAACTCTTTGGTTTAAAATCCAATGGTTTCTTTGGTGATACATCAGGGGCGTTACAAATTTTGGCCAGTGAAAGGGGTTTTACGGAATG GGAATTGGATGTGCTGTCTCGGCAACACACTTGTTTTAATCTTCTTCAATGCGGCACAACTCTTGGCTCACTTTCTCGATTG GTACAGTCACTCCCGAGAATGATCATTAAGGATGAAATAGGAAAACAG GTGAAGTTTTCTCTTGAAACTGCAAAGTTGACCTTAAGCAATGTGTCCCGTGGAGCTTATGATGCTTCAGCTG TATCCTCGAGAGAAGCAAAATCTTTTGCAGAAGATGCATTCTATCACCCGTCTATGATGTCTGTGAGCTACTATTCATTTGAGCACTGCTTTGCTGTCTATTCG